The following are encoded in a window of Clostridium thermarum genomic DNA:
- a CDS encoding sensor domain-containing diguanylate cyclase produces MSRMLRRLLNLFTKNIKGVMILAFFLIFTMMVLIGVFSYIGMNRLSRVNDMASDSYNVLMLMNSIDKSVEEVEQGVRDYFSGNGWKSYVDPSQGANAGFNMNDQQLNVAINSIGTLSWSIQVMQGSFTLDEKKQYKLTFDAKSTRDRPIQVIIENSIYYTKYHVATVDLTKDMRQYTIRFQMQKPTDPLVHIVFGFGKVSELQLEERHSLCIDNVSLVEEETGKELLNNGEFISKNVQLMLEARKNDIEQAVKSIYDNIGERPQQKELVNQLSETLQQWVGEYKQMIQTLNVTLATSDNLNADTDLQSYDSVTRATKLEITQLMYQINELEKQHLYTKQEEVVSTRRLLSISLVIVVGISIFLSLFIYRYFNITIIRPIRWTSNWLKHMAEDDECSIRIQDDLKESKVHLAISEIRQLYYHMIDYHKLLCHQAQIDGLTGLMNRRAFDQVMSEWFVQGIPFSLILIDIDYFKKINDTYGHLTGDEVLKQLAQHLQEITNERIKSFRYGGEEFAILIREEDVDEAYDIAERLRLKVAEVQNPTGEHITISIGISRYQTDDTSTIPIIQRADAALYQAKLKGRNQTTNSE; encoded by the coding sequence ATGAGCAGGATGTTAAGACGTTTATTAAACTTATTCACTAAGAATATAAAAGGAGTCATGATATTGGCTTTTTTTCTAATCTTCACGATGATGGTGCTCATAGGAGTCTTTTCCTACATCGGCATGAATAGATTGAGCAGGGTAAATGATATGGCCAGTGATTCTTACAATGTACTCATGCTAATGAACTCCATAGATAAATCCGTTGAAGAAGTGGAGCAAGGTGTAAGGGACTATTTCTCAGGAAACGGTTGGAAGAGCTATGTGGATCCAAGCCAAGGAGCTAATGCTGGTTTCAATATGAATGATCAGCAGCTTAATGTAGCAATTAACTCAATTGGAACGTTGTCTTGGTCAATCCAAGTGATGCAAGGTTCTTTTACTCTCGATGAGAAAAAGCAGTACAAACTTACCTTTGATGCAAAGTCTACAAGGGACCGGCCTATACAAGTAATCATTGAGAACAGTATATACTATACAAAATATCATGTTGCCACCGTAGATCTAACTAAGGATATGAGGCAATACACCATAAGGTTCCAAATGCAAAAACCTACGGATCCGTTGGTTCATATTGTTTTTGGATTTGGGAAAGTATCTGAATTGCAGCTAGAGGAGAGACATAGCTTATGTATTGATAATGTATCGTTGGTGGAGGAGGAAACCGGTAAGGAGCTTCTTAATAACGGTGAGTTTATTTCCAAAAATGTTCAGTTGATGCTAGAAGCAAGGAAAAATGATATTGAACAAGCCGTTAAGTCTATCTACGATAATATAGGGGAGCGTCCTCAGCAAAAAGAGTTGGTAAATCAACTGAGTGAAACTCTCCAGCAGTGGGTTGGGGAATATAAGCAAATGATTCAGACATTGAATGTGACTTTAGCAACCAGCGATAATCTGAATGCAGATACAGACCTGCAATCATACGATTCTGTAACCAGGGCAACAAAATTGGAAATAACTCAATTGATGTATCAGATTAATGAACTTGAAAAACAGCATTTGTACACTAAACAAGAGGAAGTAGTATCCACCAGAAGATTGCTGAGCATAAGTTTAGTTATAGTTGTAGGTATCTCTATTTTCCTGTCATTATTCATCTATCGCTATTTCAATATAACCATCATCAGACCAATTAGGTGGACGTCTAATTGGCTGAAGCATATGGCAGAGGATGATGAGTGCAGTATAAGAATACAAGATGACTTGAAAGAGAGTAAAGTTCATTTGGCCATCAGTGAAATACGCCAGCTTTATTATCATATGATAGATTATCACAAGTTGCTCTGTCATCAAGCTCAAATTGATGGTTTGACAGGACTAATGAATAGAAGAGCCTTTGATCAAGTGATGTCAGAGTGGTTTGTCCAAGGTATCCCATTTTCCCTGATCTTGATTGACATAGATTACTTTAAAAAAATTAATGATACTTATGGTCATCTCACCGGTGATGAAGTACTTAAACAATTAGCACAGCACTTACAGGAAATTACCAACGAAAGAATCAAAAGTTTCCGATACGGGGGAGAGGAATTTGCCATACTGATTCGTGAGGAAGATGTGGATGAAGCCTATGACATTGCTGAGCGCTTGCGACTTAAAGTTGCTGAAGTTCAAAACCCCACAGGTGAACATATAACAATCTCCATCGGTATATCCCGGTATCAAACAGACGATACTTCCACAATTCCAATAATTCAGCGTGCTGATGCTGCCTTGTATCAAGCTAAACTGAAAGGGAGAAACCAAACAACTAATAGTGAATAA
- a CDS encoding TIM-barrel domain-containing protein: MKLKTELKRHIAFLIVIFFALSNVYVAKVNAVAQPTLGDGAQISSEEAKTGIIIGNVRVQVLSSTLVRLEVKGPKGFEDRNTYFIVNRSWSGTECTRTTTDGYEYIKTSKFIVKVPQGATSLTGIVITKPDGNKIWTYTTLPSEKVWLPSVSEKTMAWAIADNPRMVPAEWGYNPAPTTENNNGWDLDNNAPDMYVFLPNGDGQQLRKDFLDLTGHTDLVPLSALGYWDSRWYKYDEASALQQIENYRAHDIPLDNLVIDTDWRVNGSTGYEINTDLFPDMARFLSEAHEKNVNIMFNDHPEPVAGGLDAAEVQFRNNGLRDLLEKGLDIWWYDRNWSVVLNPPNGLVRETWGMYLYNWITSDFNKDKRPLIMANVDGIDNGYRNSAPSIASHRYSIQWTGDIQPDFSSLQREVENAVYSGMHAAYPYISSDLGGHTSNPTPEGYIRWLQYGALSPITRPHGTLNLPRMPWAFGETAESISRDFIKMRYRLLPLFYSLARESYDTGIPIMRRADFYYPNYKEASSNTQYLLGDGILVAPVLEGVNNTTVVPSSWLTAPDGSQGLKGEYYANGNLTGNPVLTRIDSQVNFNWDMKSPANGVPEDNFSVRWTGNITIRDQDAVLAVTVDDGIRLYIDDKLVIDAWGPHDSETLEANISLSKGTNHSIKIEYNEGARHAVISLKWRPASPSINAKRTLWIPEGNWSDAWTGNIVSGPKTITVEVPINQMPMYIKAGILVPLAPEMSYTSQKPWDPITIDLYPSVVNEAKGRLYEDDTVSNEYKDGAFRTTEMSAKVDNVNKKITVTIDPAQGTFDGAINERSWVVRLHKTAEWMNPIPQSVMVDGVSTEFTVISKDENAMPFMNNGGSPDVDVVEVLVPKAAVSGKRVIEVTYSVEANNADKTQLVAELMEAEKIIQSAEPSDYTEDSWTDLMDGYKSAMSVKESGDPSQAEVDAAVIALKAARDKLTVVNPQIDLMTFKGKIFKEAVNLTEEGTITWAHYGLGSANGFNHKNGNNQISELKVIGSSGLEQVLDSRITMSWTDGTPVQKADGVINASFIRHSGNASEFTVDLASHETQRLKVYTTTWKAKGKFEVFIEDEKGVKQPMEFTDNNGVTKPAVAYFDSPAGNEYILWTLDLKPDNSKFGKQRLYIRYTTESTYTYGGNTSIQAVTLAAVDPEEKAYILGYGEVFAGKVNLSQEGISAWAHYGLNDTNSYNYKNGSQLIGNLISYAGKNRLDDSKINMSWTDGAPVQNADNVTNAIYVWGAGKGSEFKVKIDRPSRLKVYTTTWRNDGKFEVISEDGKSKPVIEYFSSPDGNGYTCWTVDFLPGRGFKAQTVTVRYTNDMEGGNTSIQGATLAPLKNFLETIQPVADIEIAAGTSMVEALAALAKTTTITDNWGQVHEVTLNWSIADFDSSKAGLLTATGTFTLPEDVEQPVVPIDLRVTAKVTVVDKTPPAYSFTINGNVLSKNAVFDDCLPLTFKIWDTYSSLASVQLIIGDKTYTLDPQSQAELVLNFSGKTGTYTVLITAVDDAGNLLEDSFTFTVTTSIASMRSLIYGYIKSGELKGPLVSQLTNSLNQAEHQLDKGRASQAAKHMQDFIKHLNNNALRQHVGEDAKAVLNGDAAALVKIWS, from the coding sequence ATGAAATTAAAAACAGAGCTGAAACGGCACATAGCATTTCTGATTGTAATTTTCTTTGCACTCAGTAATGTATACGTTGCCAAAGTAAATGCAGTTGCACAGCCGACTCTGGGTGACGGAGCCCAAATATCTTCTGAAGAGGCAAAAACAGGCATAATCATAGGAAATGTCAGGGTACAGGTTCTGTCTTCAACCCTTGTAAGGCTAGAAGTAAAGGGTCCAAAAGGCTTCGAAGATCGTAATACCTATTTTATTGTGAACCGGTCCTGGTCCGGAACGGAGTGCACACGGACAACCACTGATGGCTACGAGTATATAAAAACATCTAAGTTTATCGTGAAAGTACCTCAGGGAGCAACTTCTCTAACCGGTATTGTAATCACTAAACCGGATGGAAACAAAATTTGGACCTACACCACACTGCCTAGTGAAAAGGTTTGGTTGCCATCAGTCAGTGAAAAAACTATGGCCTGGGCAATTGCAGACAACCCTAGAATGGTACCTGCAGAGTGGGGTTATAATCCAGCGCCTACAACAGAGAATAACAATGGCTGGGATTTGGATAATAATGCCCCTGATATGTATGTATTCCTGCCAAATGGAGATGGCCAACAGCTTCGAAAAGACTTTTTAGACCTTACCGGTCATACGGATTTAGTACCGCTAAGTGCGCTAGGGTACTGGGACAGCCGATGGTATAAGTATGACGAAGCTTCCGCCCTACAACAAATAGAGAATTACCGTGCCCATGACATTCCCCTTGACAATCTGGTAATTGATACTGATTGGCGTGTTAATGGTTCAACCGGTTATGAGATAAATACCGATCTTTTTCCGGATATGGCCAGGTTTTTAAGTGAAGCACATGAGAAAAACGTCAATATTATGTTCAATGACCATCCGGAACCGGTAGCCGGTGGGTTAGACGCTGCAGAGGTCCAGTTTCGAAATAACGGCCTTAGAGACTTACTTGAGAAGGGATTGGATATCTGGTGGTATGACAGAAACTGGAGCGTAGTATTAAATCCTCCAAATGGCCTAGTAAGAGAAACTTGGGGAATGTATCTGTATAATTGGATAACCTCTGATTTTAACAAAGACAAGCGTCCATTGATTATGGCCAATGTAGATGGAATAGACAACGGATACCGCAACAGTGCACCGTCAATTGCCTCTCACCGTTACTCAATTCAATGGACCGGTGATATCCAGCCGGACTTTTCATCCTTGCAGCGAGAGGTTGAAAATGCAGTTTACAGCGGTATGCATGCTGCCTATCCATACATCAGCTCTGATTTGGGCGGACACACATCAAATCCAACTCCAGAAGGATATATAAGGTGGCTTCAATATGGTGCTCTTTCGCCAATTACAAGACCCCACGGTACTTTAAATCTCCCAAGAATGCCTTGGGCTTTTGGTGAAACTGCAGAGAGTATATCCCGAGATTTCATCAAGATGCGATACCGATTACTTCCCTTGTTCTATTCACTGGCAAGAGAAAGCTATGATACTGGAATACCTATAATGAGACGTGCTGATTTTTACTACCCTAATTATAAGGAAGCAAGCAGTAATACTCAGTACCTCTTGGGAGATGGAATCCTAGTAGCACCAGTATTGGAAGGTGTCAACAACACTACTGTGGTACCATCTAGCTGGTTGACAGCACCAGATGGCTCTCAAGGTCTCAAGGGCGAGTATTATGCAAATGGAAACCTGACAGGCAACCCTGTTTTGACTCGAATCGACAGTCAAGTTAATTTTAATTGGGACATGAAGAGCCCTGCCAATGGTGTGCCGGAAGATAACTTTAGTGTGCGCTGGACAGGAAATATTACTATCAGAGACCAGGATGCTGTACTTGCAGTAACTGTTGATGATGGTATCCGCCTATATATTGATGACAAGCTTGTAATTGATGCCTGGGGTCCTCACGACTCAGAAACACTGGAGGCGAATATTTCACTATCCAAAGGTACTAACCATTCTATTAAGATTGAGTATAATGAAGGTGCCAGACATGCTGTTATCAGTCTGAAATGGCGTCCTGCATCACCAAGCATAAATGCTAAAAGGACTCTATGGATTCCTGAAGGAAACTGGAGCGATGCTTGGACCGGAAACATTGTTAGCGGTCCGAAAACAATAACCGTTGAAGTACCAATTAATCAGATGCCTATGTATATCAAGGCCGGAATCCTAGTGCCCCTTGCACCAGAAATGTCCTATACCAGTCAGAAGCCTTGGGACCCTATTACTATAGACTTATATCCAAGTGTTGTTAATGAGGCAAAAGGAAGGCTGTATGAAGACGACACAGTGAGCAATGAATATAAAGACGGAGCCTTTAGGACTACTGAAATGAGTGCCAAAGTAGACAATGTTAACAAGAAAATCACTGTAACTATAGATCCTGCTCAGGGAACCTTCGATGGTGCAATAAATGAACGTTCCTGGGTAGTAAGACTGCATAAAACCGCTGAATGGATGAATCCTATTCCTCAATCCGTTATGGTAGATGGCGTAAGCACAGAATTCACTGTTATAAGTAAAGATGAAAATGCCATGCCTTTTATGAACAATGGCGGCTCACCGGACGTAGATGTTGTTGAAGTGTTGGTACCTAAAGCAGCAGTGTCCGGTAAAAGGGTAATAGAAGTAACCTACTCTGTTGAAGCTAATAATGCTGACAAAACCCAATTAGTGGCAGAGTTAATGGAGGCAGAAAAAATAATACAGTCCGCTGAACCATCTGACTATACTGAGGATTCCTGGACTGACCTGATGGATGGCTACAAGAGTGCAATGTCAGTGAAGGAAAGCGGCGACCCTTCACAGGCTGAAGTAGATGCAGCAGTAATTGCATTAAAGGCCGCTAGAGATAAGCTAACCGTTGTAAATCCTCAAATTGACCTTATGACTTTTAAAGGAAAAATATTCAAAGAAGCTGTTAATCTAACTGAAGAAGGAACTATCACATGGGCTCACTACGGCTTGGGAAGTGCCAATGGCTTTAATCATAAAAATGGAAACAACCAAATTAGCGAACTGAAGGTAATTGGAAGTTCCGGCCTTGAACAGGTGTTGGATTCAAGAATCACCATGTCGTGGACTGATGGTACTCCGGTGCAGAAGGCTGATGGGGTAATAAATGCATCCTTTATCCGCCACTCGGGCAACGCTTCAGAGTTTACAGTGGATCTGGCATCTCATGAAACACAGCGATTGAAGGTTTATACCACTACATGGAAAGCCAAAGGTAAGTTTGAAGTATTTATAGAAGATGAAAAGGGCGTAAAACAACCAATGGAGTTTACTGATAATAATGGAGTAACAAAGCCTGCAGTTGCATATTTTGACTCCCCCGCCGGCAATGAATATATCCTGTGGACCTTGGATTTAAAGCCTGATAACAGTAAATTTGGAAAACAAAGATTATATATTCGCTATACCACTGAAAGTACCTATACTTACGGTGGAAATACCTCCATACAAGCTGTTACCCTTGCAGCTGTAGATCCTGAGGAAAAAGCTTATATTTTAGGTTATGGAGAAGTCTTTGCAGGAAAAGTGAACTTATCACAGGAAGGAATATCTGCTTGGGCTCATTATGGCCTAAACGATACAAATTCCTACAATTATAAGAATGGCTCTCAGCTTATCGGGAACCTTATAAGTTATGCTGGAAAGAATCGTTTGGATGATTCAAAGATCAATATGTCCTGGACCGATGGAGCGCCTGTACAAAATGCAGATAATGTTACCAATGCCATATATGTTTGGGGAGCAGGTAAAGGTTCTGAGTTTAAGGTGAAAATTGACCGTCCAAGCAGATTAAAGGTTTATACAACTACCTGGAGAAATGACGGAAAATTTGAAGTTATTTCTGAAGACGGCAAATCAAAGCCAGTCATCGAATACTTCAGTTCTCCAGATGGCAACGGCTATACTTGTTGGACAGTAGATTTCTTACCTGGCAGGGGCTTTAAGGCCCAGACCGTAACAGTAAGATATACCAATGATATGGAAGGTGGCAACACTTCTATTCAAGGAGCTACCCTAGCACCGTTGAAAAATTTCCTCGAAACAATCCAGCCGGTAGCTGATATAGAAATAGCAGCGGGAACCAGTATGGTGGAAGCCCTTGCAGCTCTTGCTAAAACCACTACTATTACCGATAACTGGGGACAGGTACATGAAGTGACTCTAAACTGGAGTATAGCTGATTTTGACAGCAGCAAGGCAGGCCTATTAACTGCAACAGGCACCTTCACATTACCGGAAGATGTAGAGCAGCCCGTTGTGCCTATTGACCTAAGGGTAACAGCTAAGGTCACAGTGGTGGATAAAACTCCTCCAGCCTACAGCTTCACCATAAATGGAAATGTACTAAGCAAAAATGCAGTATTTGATGATTGTCTGCCTCTGACATTTAAAATTTGGGATACTTACTCCAGTCTTGCTTCAGTACAACTTATCATAGGAGATAAGACCTATACCCTTGATCCTCAAAGTCAAGCTGAATTGGTATTAAACTTCAGCGGAAAAACAGGAACCTATACAGTGCTAATTACAGCCGTGGATGATGCCGGCAACCTTCTTGAGGATAGCTTCACATTTACGGTGACAACCAGCATAGCTTCAATGAGAAGCCTTATATATGGCTATATTAAATCGGGAGAACTGAAAGGTCCATTGGTGTCGCAGCTTACTAATAGTCTAAACCAGGCAGAACATCAGCTTGACAAAGGCAGAGCAAGCCAGGCAGCAAAACACATGCAGGACTTCATAAAACACCTCAATAACAATGCTTTGCGTCAACATGTTGGAGAAGATGCAAAAGCAGTTTTGAATGGTGATGCAGCTGCTCTTGTGAAAATCTGGTCTTAG
- a CDS encoding SDR family NAD(P)-dependent oxidoreductase gives MKNVVITGSTRGLGLEMAKEFLRAGCNVTLSGSKPESFERAKDQITEYKDRFIYIPCNVRNREEIRNLWNKSVEKWGNVDIWINNAGQNCPREYLWDTPEEYMDAVVDTNIKGVIYGSKIAAENMLKQGHGQIWNMEGLGSNDMIIEQTILYGTSKRALTYFTRGLAKELKDSPVKAGRLSPGMMLTEFITKSPTGEVSSVTRDDKFKKIFNILGEKPETVAKFFVPRILNNTKQDAHIVWLTNMKSAVKFMMAPFRKRDLL, from the coding sequence ATGAAAAATGTTGTAATAACCGGTAGTACCCGTGGCTTAGGCTTGGAAATGGCAAAAGAATTTTTAAGAGCCGGCTGCAATGTAACCCTTTCGGGGTCTAAGCCTGAATCCTTTGAGAGGGCCAAGGACCAGATTACAGAATATAAGGACAGATTTATTTATATTCCCTGTAATGTGAGAAATAGGGAGGAGATCAGAAACCTATGGAATAAGTCCGTTGAAAAGTGGGGAAATGTGGACATTTGGATCAACAATGCCGGCCAAAACTGTCCCCGTGAATATTTATGGGACACTCCTGAAGAATATATGGATGCTGTGGTGGATACCAACATAAAGGGTGTTATCTATGGCTCAAAGATAGCTGCCGAAAATATGCTCAAACAAGGTCATGGACAGATTTGGAACATGGAGGGCTTGGGCTCCAATGATATGATTATTGAGCAAACTATATTATACGGTACTTCAAAGCGGGCTCTTACCTATTTCACAAGGGGGCTTGCAAAGGAGTTAAAGGACTCACCGGTGAAAGCAGGCAGACTATCTCCCGGCATGATGCTTACTGAATTTATAACCAAATCACCTACAGGAGAGGTTTCCTCAGTTACACGGGATGACAAGTTTAAGAAGATCTTCAATATCCTAGGGGAAAAGCCGGAAACCGTCGCTAAGTTCTTTGTTCCCAGAATACTGAATAATACCAAGCAGGATGCCCATATAGTATGGCTTACCAATATGAAATCTGCTGTAAAATTTATGATGGCTCCTTTTAGGAAGAGAGACCTTTTATAG
- a CDS encoding MBOAT family O-acyltransferase, protein MIFSIISGYLHGLWIDKGIKQGRGKAPLISSIVVSIGVLLFFKYSDFFIENINSMFATGISPLNLALPIGISFYTFQILSYTVDVYRGEAKVQKNILNFATYVSLFPQLIAGPIVRYTTVEAELNKRTHSFENTAYGISRFTLGLAKKVLLANTLGEFVKIFANSDDKSLLFYWMAAIAFTLQIYFDFSGYSDMGIGLGRIFGFHFLENFNYPYISKSITEFWRRWHMSLGTWFRDYVYIPMGGNRVSRVKWIRNIIVVWFLTGFWHGAQWNFIIWGLYFAVFLVLEKYILKPALDRLPAFVGHLYVIFTIIMSFVIFNADGMGEVTKNLSGMFGLLEVPFSNAVTAYYLKSYGLTFIIAAIGATPLAASITKKLISNKKGQQMMNVLQPVVIVLLLLVITGYLVDGSFNPFLYFRF, encoded by the coding sequence ATGATTTTTTCTATAATTTCAGGCTATCTTCATGGACTATGGATAGACAAGGGGATAAAGCAGGGAAGAGGCAAAGCTCCCCTGATCTCATCAATTGTGGTGAGCATAGGAGTCCTGCTGTTTTTCAAATACAGCGATTTCTTTATTGAAAATATAAATTCCATGTTTGCTACAGGAATCTCGCCTTTAAACTTGGCGCTTCCAATAGGTATAAGCTTTTATACCTTTCAAATCCTATCTTATACTGTGGATGTTTACCGAGGTGAGGCAAAGGTCCAAAAGAATATCTTAAACTTTGCCACATATGTATCCCTTTTTCCACAGCTCATTGCAGGACCCATAGTTAGGTATACTACCGTTGAAGCAGAGCTTAATAAGCGTACCCATTCCTTTGAGAATACCGCTTACGGCATTAGCCGCTTTACCCTTGGGTTAGCCAAAAAGGTACTTTTAGCCAATACACTGGGAGAGTTTGTAAAGATATTTGCAAACTCAGATGACAAAAGCCTCTTGTTCTATTGGATGGCAGCCATAGCCTTTACCTTGCAGATCTACTTTGATTTTTCCGGCTACAGCGACATGGGCATAGGTCTTGGCCGTATCTTTGGCTTTCACTTCCTCGAAAACTTTAACTACCCCTATATTTCTAAGAGCATAACGGAGTTTTGGAGAAGGTGGCATATGTCACTGGGAACATGGTTCAGAGATTATGTGTATATTCCTATGGGCGGTAACCGGGTAAGCAGGGTAAAATGGATCCGGAATATAATTGTGGTATGGTTTTTGACAGGCTTCTGGCACGGAGCCCAATGGAATTTTATAATATGGGGTCTCTATTTTGCAGTTTTTCTGGTGCTGGAAAAGTACATTCTCAAACCTGCCTTAGACAGACTTCCGGCTTTTGTAGGCCATCTTTATGTAATATTCACTATTATAATGAGCTTTGTAATATTTAATGCCGATGGCATGGGTGAGGTTACAAAAAATCTCAGTGGCATGTTTGGCCTGCTGGAGGTACCTTTTAGCAATGCAGTCACTGCCTACTATTTAAAAAGTTATGGACTTACCTTTATTATTGCAGCCATAGGAGCTACTCCACTGGCAGCCTCCATTACAAAGAAACTCATAAGCAATAAAAAAGGCCAACAGATGATGAATGTTTTACAGCCTGTAGTGATTGTTCTATTGCTTTTAGTTATAACAGGCTATCTGGTTGACGGCTCCTTTAACCCTTTTTTATATTTTCGCTTTTAA
- a CDS encoding DHHW family protein: protein MKNNFKNITVTVSFMCTIFGLMLANILMPDKELSYSERRTLAKPPAFSMKKLLTGDYFEEYEKYFLDQFIFRDGLRELKALASFNVFRQKDNNNIYIIDGNIFKMEYPLNEKAIINAAKKFNEVYAKYLEGKKVSYAIIPDKNYFAASDKGYLSMDYDKLLKLLEENVHNMNYIDVFHALKLEDYYKTDIHWSQDRIRGIADMLLRELRKDVHIPEVQYEERTLYPFYGSYYGQAAMRLEPDKLVYLTNDLLERATVYDHIDKTYSKVYREDKFGTIDSYDFFLCGAKSVLTVSNPEATTDKELIIFRDSFGSSLAPLLLHGYAKITLIDLRYMGTDLLENYVDFSKDQDVLFIYNTLILNNSYMLK from the coding sequence ATGAAAAATAACTTTAAAAATATTACGGTAACAGTCAGCTTTATGTGCACGATATTTGGTCTTATGCTTGCCAATATACTAATGCCTGACAAAGAACTTTCCTACAGTGAGCGGCGCACCCTGGCCAAGCCGCCAGCCTTTTCTATGAAGAAACTGTTAACGGGAGATTACTTTGAAGAATATGAAAAGTATTTTTTGGACCAGTTTATATTCCGTGATGGCTTAAGAGAGTTGAAGGCCTTAGCAAGCTTTAATGTCTTCAGACAAAAGGACAATAACAATATTTATATAATAGATGGAAACATATTTAAGATGGAGTATCCATTAAATGAAAAAGCCATTATCAATGCAGCTAAGAAGTTTAATGAGGTCTATGCCAAATACCTAGAGGGAAAAAAGGTAAGCTATGCAATAATTCCAGACAAAAACTACTTTGCAGCATCAGACAAAGGTTATCTTTCTATGGACTATGACAAGCTGCTAAAGCTGTTGGAGGAAAATGTCCACAATATGAACTATATAGATGTGTTCCATGCCTTGAAGTTGGAGGACTACTATAAAACAGATATTCACTGGAGTCAGGACAGGATTAGGGGCATTGCAGATATGCTGCTCAGGGAGCTTAGGAAGGATGTCCACATACCTGAGGTACAATATGAAGAAAGGACCCTATACCCCTTCTATGGTTCCTATTACGGCCAGGCGGCCATGAGGCTGGAACCGGATAAATTGGTCTATTTGACCAATGACCTGCTGGAAAGGGCCACGGTCTATGACCACATAGATAAGACCTACAGCAAGGTATACAGGGAAGACAAGTTTGGCACCATAGACTCCTATGACTTTTTCCTATGCGGCGCAAAGTCGGTGCTTACTGTTTCAAACCCGGAAGCAACCACAGACAAGGAACTCATAATATTCCGGGATTCCTTTGGCAGCAGCCTTGCACCGCTTCTCCTGCACGGATACGCTAAAATAACTCTCATTGACCTAAGATATATGGGCACTGATCTCTTGGAGAATTATGTTGACTTTTCCAAGGACCAGGACGTACTGTTCATTTACAATACTTTGATATTGAATAATAGCTATATGCTTAAGTAA